Part of the Gemmatimonadaceae bacterium genome is shown below.
CCCGACTGGAACTACCTGTACGGTCCCGACGACATCTACGTCTCGCCGTCGCAGATCAAGCGATTCGACTTGAAGACCGGCGACATGGTCTCGGGCCAAGTTCGCCCGCCGAAGGAGTGGGAGCGCTACCTGGCGCTCCTCAAGGTCGAGACGGTGAACGACGATCCGCCCGAAGTCGCCAAGGGGCGCGTCACCTTCGACAGCCTGCGTGCGCGCTATCCCGAGGGACGGCTGCGTCTCGAGACGAAGGACGGCGATCTCAGCACGCGGATCATGGACCTGATCGCGCCGATCGGCAAAGGCCAACGAGGACTGATCGTCTCGCCGCCGCGCGCGGGAAAGACGATCCTGCTGCAGAAGATCGCCAACGCGATCGTCGAGAATCATCCGGAAGTCACGCTCATCATGCTCCTCATCGACGAGCGCCCCGAAGAGGTCACGGACACGATCGCCAACGTCGACGCCGAAGTCATCGCGTCCACCTTCGACGAGGAGGCGACTCGCCACGTGCAGGTGGCCGAGATGGTGATCGAGCGCGCGAAGCGGCTCGTCGAGCACAAGAAGGACGTCGTCATACTGCTCGACTCGATCACCCGGTTGGCGCGCGCGCACAACGCGGTCACGCCTCAGTCGGGCAAGATTCTCTCGGGCGGCGTCGACGCCAAGGGACTCGAAAACCCCAAGCGCTTCTTCGGCGCGGCGCGCAACATCGAGACGGGCGGGTCGCTCACGATCATCGCCACTGCGCTCATCGAGACCGGCTCGCGCATGGACGAGGTCATCTTCGAGGAGTTCAAGGGAACTGGCAACATGGAGCTCGTGCTCAGCCGGAAGATCGCCGAGCGACGCGTCTATCCCGCGATCGACATCGGCAAGTCGGGCACGCGAAAGGAAGAGCTGCTGTTCAGCCAGGAGGAGCTCAACCGCGTGTACTTGCTCAGGAATTTCCTCGCCGACATGCCCGAGGCGGAGGCGATGGAATTCCTGCTCAAGCAGATGACCCGCTCGAAGAACAACAAGGAGTTCTTCCAGCAAATGGCGCAAGGGTAGCGAACGGAGTGCGCAGAGCGGGGTGCGGAGAGGGTGCGGGGAGCGCGGAGACCGGCATAAATGCCGCATGAGTCCCGCGGCCGCCTCTTGGCGATCGACTACGGCGAACGACGCATCGGGCTCGCGATCAGCGATCCCAGCGGGACGATCGCGTCGCCGGCGGGTACGATCATCCGTCGGGTCGGAAAGCGTCCGCCGGTTGCCGAAATCCTGCGGCGAGCGGAGGCGCTCGAGGCCCGAGGATTCGTTCTTGGATTGCCGCTCGACGGCGATGGAGAAGACACGCCGAGATCGAGAGAAGTGAGACTGATCGCGGAAAAGATCGCCGAGCGATCGGGCAAGCCGGTCGAGCTCGTGGACGAACGCTACACGACGGCAGTCGCGCTGCGCGCCGTGCGCGAGATGGGCGGATCCACTCGCGGGCGAAAGGGCGACGTCGATGCGTTGGCCGCGGCCGTGTTACTGCAAAGGGTGCTCGATCGCCCAAACTAGGTGAACAGCCAGATTCGTGAACTGGTGGACGGGCTGAGGCCTCGTGGCGTCGTCGCGCAAGCGTCGATGCGCGTCGTCGCGCTCGCCGGCGTCACGGCGATTCTCGCGGCCTGCGGCGCGGGACACGGGCCGAACGTGCGTGTGACGATTCCGCCGGGCGCGACGATGCGCGTCGCGGCCGAGTCGCTGTCGCGCGCGAACGTGATCTCGTTCGCGCGCGGATTCCGACTGTATGCCTCACTCCGCGGCAACGACCGCGGCATTCGCGCCGGGACGTATCTCTTCCACCGTAACGCGAGCTGGAGCTACGTGCTCGACGCGCTGCGGGCGGGCAAAGGCCTCGTCCACATCGTCACGATCCCGGAAGGATTCTCGCTCACCCAAATCGAATCCGCTCTCGAAACCAAACTCGGCTCGACGCATGACTCGATCGTCGCCGCCGGGCGTGACAGCGCACTGCGCCAATCGCTCGATCTGGCCACGCCGACGCTCGAGGGATACCTGTTTCCCGATACCTACGTCTTTCCGGACGGCACGACGCCGCGCGCCGCGGTCGCGGCGATGGTGCGCCGCTTCGAGCAGGTGTGGAAGCCGGAATGGACCGCCCGCCTCGACACGATCCATCTCTCGCGCAACGAGGTCATGACGCTCGCGTCGCTCGTCGAGAAGGAGGCGCGCGTCCCGGAAGAACGGCCCGTCATTGCTGCGGTCTATCTCAACCGGCTCCGCCAGGGCGAGCTGCTGCAGGCCGACCCGACGGTCCAGTACGCACTGGGCAAGCACGTGGCGCGCGTCTTCTATAAGGATCTCGAAGTCGAGTCTCCATACAACACCTACAAGCACAAGGGGCTTCCGCCGGGGCCGATTGCGTCGCCGGGGAAGCCGAGCATCGAGGCAGCGCTCTACCCGGCAACGGTCCCATTCAAGTACTTCGTGGCTTTCCCGGATGGGCACCACGAATTCCGGGCGGATCTGGCCAGCCACGAGAGGGCCGTCGCGCTGGCGCGCCGGGCCTGGGATTCCGTGGACGCCGTCGGCGGACGCCGGGATACGCTTCGCCCCAAATAGGATTCGTACGACGTTGGTGTAGTGGCGGGGTCGTGTGCGCAACCGTAATTTCGCCCGCGAGTCCACTCACTCGAACGCAGGACGCACAATGCGGTTCGCCGCGGTGCCGAAGTTGGGAAGTCGCTCCCGCCTCCTCCTCGCCTGCTGCGTTGGCTTGGCCGCCACGACGGCGGCGCGGCCGAGCGCGGCGCAGAACGGCGTGCTGCGAGGTGTCGTCGTGGATTCGGCCGACGGAGCGCTGATCGAGAGCGCCGACATTCTTGCCGCGTCGATCAAGCAGGTCGCGCGCTCGAACGCGAAGGGACAGTTCACCCTGACCAAGCTTCCAAAGGGCGAGCTCGAGATCTCGATTCGCCGGCTCGGCTACCTCCCGCAGACGCAGACCATCGTGCTGTCCGGCGGCGGCAACGATTCAGTGAAGGTCGTGCTCGTCGCGCAGCCGGAGGTGTTGCAGGCGATCGCGGTCGACGCCGTCGAACGTCATCGCCGCCAAGGGGTCGAAGATTTTTACGTGCGGCAGACGCAGGGAATCGGCACATTCATCACGCGGCAGCAGCTCGACGAGCTGCGCAGCACGCATTCGACCGACGCGCTTCGCAACGTGCCGGGCATTCAGCTCTACCGGAACCGAAGCGGCGACAACACCGTGCGCTTTACCGGAACCTCGTCGATCAATCATCGCGACTGTCCGCCGAACCTCTGGTTGGACGGCCAGCACGTCAGCAACATGGAGCTCGACCAGATCCCGGCGAACGACATCGAAGGGATCGAGCTCTATCGCGGCGCATCCACGACTCCCGCCCAATTCTGGCAAGGCAACACGCAAAACACCTTCTGCGGAACGATCGTCGTTTGGAGTCGTCTTCCCGGCCAGTGAAGTCGAGCGGGCCGGCGGCGCGCGCCTCGCGACGGTGGATGATCCCACTCGCGATCGCCGCCGTCACCGTCCTCGCGTTCCTGCCAGTTCTCAACAACGGGTTCGTGAGTTGGGACGACGACAAAAACTTCGTCGACAATCCGCATTTCCGGGGTCTCGGACCGGCCCAGCTGCACTGGATGTGGACGACGTTCCACATGGGGCACTTCGTTCCCCTGTCGTGGATGACGCTCGGTCTCGACTACACGCTGTGGGGACTCAATCCGCTCGGGTATCATCTCACGAATCTCCTCCTCGGCGCGGCGAACGCGGTGTTGGTCTACGCCATCGCGCGCCGGCTGTTCGAGAAGAGCGGTTGGAGCCGCCTCGAGGGGGGGGGACGCGATGACCTGATCACGCTCGGCGCGACAATCGCCGCGCTGTTGTTCGCGCTCCATCCATTGCGCGTCGAATCGGTCGCGTGGGCAACCGAACGGCGTGACGTGCTGTCGGCGTGCTTCGCGATGGCGAGCATCCTCGCCTATCTGGGCGCGATCAGCCGGGAACGAGCAAGGACTCGCTACTGGGGCGCCGTCGTGCTGTTCGCGTGCGCGCTGCTGTCGAAGGCGACGACGATGACGGTGCCGGCGGTATTGGCGATCTTGAATGTCTATCCGCTCAAGCGCCTGGGGGGGGCGTCCGGCTGGTGGAGTGAGGCCGCGCGACGCGTGTACCGGGAACTGATTCCGTTCGCCGTGCTGTCCGCCGGCGCCGCCGCGCTGTCGATCGTCGCCTTGCATCCGCCGGACCAATTGAGCTTCGTCCAGAAAGTGGCGGTGTCGGCGTACAGCCTGGCGTTCTATACATGGAAAACGATCGCCCCCGCCGGCTTGTCTCCGCTCTACGAAATGCCGCAGCACGTCGACCCGGGCGAGCTTCGTTTCCTGCTCGGCTACGCGACTGTGGTGGGCCTCGTCGTGGTCGCCTGGCTGTCGCGACGGCGTGCACCGGCGGTGACCGCGGCTCTGGTCGCGTTCGCGGTCATCTCACTGCCGATGCTCGGCGTCGTGCAGAACGGCCCGCAGATCGCGGCTGACCGTTACACGTATCACGCCGCCCCCGCGCTGGCGATCCTTGGCGCGACGGCCTTTCTGATGTTGCCGCGACCGCGAGCGCTGATTTCCGTCCTCGGCGCCGCCGTGGTGCTGGGAATTCTCGCCACTCTCACGTGGACCCAGACCGAGGTGTGGCGCAGCCCCGAAACATTGTGGGGCCGCGTCCTCGAGGTGGACAGCGCGTCGGCGATCGCCCAGAGCGGGATGGCCAACGTGCGCTACAAGCAGGACCGAGTGGACGAAGGAATCGCGTTCAGCGAACGAGCCGTCGCGCTGGCACCCGAGTACGCCGAGGGGCACAACGGCCTCGGTGTTGGGCTGACCCGGAAGGATCGAGCCCCTGAGGCGATCAAGGAGTACGAGCGGGCCCTCGCGCTGAAACCGGAATACGACGTGGCGGAGAACAATCTCGGCATCGCGTTCGCGAGCATGGGGCTGATGGACAGCGCGGTCGCGCACTATCGCCGCTGCCTCACATTGAACGGCGACAACGCGAGCGCGGAGGTCAACTGGGGAAACGCGCTCGTGCGTCTCGACAGCAGCGACGCGGCGATTCCGCACTACGAGCGCGCGTTGGCGTTGCAGCCTGCCAGCGCCGACGCGCACGTGAACTGGGGCGTCGCCCTCGCCCGTGAATCGAAATACGCCGACGCCGCCCAGCATTTTCGGGCCGCTCTCGCGATCGACCCTGGAAACGCCGATGCGACGGCGTATCTCGAACGCGCCACACGTTTGATGCAGAGTACGCGCCCGGCGCTCGATCAGCACGATCGGACAGCCCCGCCGGCGAGCCGCGAGCCGTAGTGCCCGGGTGGACGGGTGGACGGGTGGACGGGTGGACGGGTGGACGGGTGGACGGGTGGACGGGTGGACGGGTGGAACGCCGGACAGGGCGCGACCGTATACAATTTGAGCGCAGCAGCGGTCCGCCTCTGACACAGGGGAAAGAGCTCGTGCCTCCTCGCAGATCCTTGCACAGTCTGTGGTGGTCGGTCGTGGCTGGAGTGCTCGCGACGACGTCAGTCCGCGCACAACAGCCGTCGCCGCCCAAGCCGGCCGGGCCGAAGACGCTGGTCGGCGTCGTGACCGACACGATCGGCAACCCGATCGACAGCGTCGAGCTCACCATCTCGTCGCTCAAGCGACATGCGATGAGCGGAGCCGACGGGACCTTTCGCTTCGATGACGTCAAGGCGGGCCCGTATCAGGTCGTCGCGCGGCGGCTCGGCTACTACCCGCAGGCGCAATCCACGACGGTCGACGACAAGGGCGGCGTTGTGGCGTTCTCGCTGCTGCCGGGAATTCGCGCGTTGCCGCCGGTGGTGTCGTCCGTCGTGCGCGGCGGGTTGAGCGGCGTGATCGGCGACACGGCGTACAACATCGTCTCGGAAGCGCAGATCTCCGTCATCGCGAGCGACCATCGCACGCTGAGCGACTCGATGGGCCGCTTCTTCCTCGACCTCAAGCCGGG
Proteins encoded:
- a CDS encoding tetratricopeptide repeat protein, which translates into the protein MIPLAIAAVTVLAFLPVLNNGFVSWDDDKNFVDNPHFRGLGPAQLHWMWTTFHMGHFVPLSWMTLGLDYTLWGLNPLGYHLTNLLLGAANAVLVYAIARRLFEKSGWSRLEGGGRDDLITLGATIAALLFALHPLRVESVAWATERRDVLSACFAMASILAYLGAISRERARTRYWGAVVLFACALLSKATTMTVPAVLAILNVYPLKRLGGASGWWSEAARRVYRELIPFAVLSAGAAALSIVALHPPDQLSFVQKVAVSAYSLAFYTWKTIAPAGLSPLYEMPQHVDPGELRFLLGYATVVGLVVVAWLSRRRAPAVTAALVAFAVISLPMLGVVQNGPQIAADRYTYHAAPALAILGATAFLMLPRPRALISVLGAAVVLGILATLTWTQTEVWRSPETLWGRVLEVDSASAIAQSGMANVRYKQDRVDEGIAFSERAVALAPEYAEGHNGLGVGLTRKDRAPEAIKEYERALALKPEYDVAENNLGIAFASMGLMDSAVAHYRRCLTLNGDNASAEVNWGNALVRLDSSDAAIPHYERALALQPASADAHVNWGVALARESKYADAAQHFRAALAIDPGNADATAYLERATRLMQSTRPALDQHDRTAPPASREP
- a CDS encoding carboxypeptidase regulatory-like domain-containing protein, encoding MRFAAVPKLGSRSRLLLACCVGLAATTAARPSAAQNGVLRGVVVDSADGALIESADILAASIKQVARSNAKGQFTLTKLPKGELEISIRRLGYLPQTQTIVLSGGGNDSVKVVLVAQPEVLQAIAVDAVERHRRQGVEDFYVRQTQGIGTFITRQQLDELRSTHSTDALRNVPGIQLYRNRSGDNTVRFTGTSSINHRDCPPNLWLDGQHVSNMELDQIPANDIEGIELYRGASTTPAQFWQGNTQNTFCGTIVVWSRLPGQ
- a CDS encoding carboxypeptidase regulatory-like domain-containing protein: MPPRRSLHSLWWSVVAGVLATTSVRAQQPSPPKPAGPKTLVGVVTDTIGNPIDSVELTISSLKRHAMSGADGTFRFDDVKAGPYQVVARRLGYYPQAQSTTVDDKGGVVAFSLLPGIRALPPVVSSVVRGGLSGVIGDTAYNIVSEAQISVIASDHRTLSDSMGRFFLDLKPGKYMVNVSRPGYRTRLVSVTIPNDSGRRMTVWLTPTNVGQYNRDAMAFDALAARLARRNPVWSNIYTREDINRMGIEDGIQLAQVGAGKRMDDTCSAIIDGGPRRLPLWAIETADIEAMETYTAPPPRRTVTSINRNQPIRGQAQAANVCGATVFVWLRK
- the rho gene encoding transcription termination factor Rho; the encoded protein is MNIAELKRKSVPELHEMASSYLVDIDDGLRKQDLIFRIEQKLLEVNVALTGEGVLEILPEGYGFLRSPDWNYLYGPDDIYVSPSQIKRFDLKTGDMVSGQVRPPKEWERYLALLKVETVNDDPPEVAKGRVTFDSLRARYPEGRLRLETKDGDLSTRIMDLIAPIGKGQRGLIVSPPRAGKTILLQKIANAIVENHPEVTLIMLLIDERPEEVTDTIANVDAEVIASTFDEEATRHVQVAEMVIERAKRLVEHKKDVVILLDSITRLARAHNAVTPQSGKILSGGVDAKGLENPKRFFGAARNIETGGSLTIIATALIETGSRMDEVIFEEFKGTGNMELVLSRKIAERRVYPAIDIGKSGTRKEELLFSQEELNRVYLLRNFLADMPEAEAMEFLLKQMTRSKNNKEFFQQMAQG
- the ruvX gene encoding Holliday junction resolvase RuvX — protein: MPHESRGRLLAIDYGERRIGLAISDPSGTIASPAGTIIRRVGKRPPVAEILRRAEALEARGFVLGLPLDGDGEDTPRSREVRLIAEKIAERSGKPVELVDERYTTAVALRAVREMGGSTRGRKGDVDALAAAVLLQRVLDRPN
- the mltG gene encoding endolytic transglycosylase MltG — protein: MNSQIRELVDGLRPRGVVAQASMRVVALAGVTAILAACGAGHGPNVRVTIPPGATMRVAAESLSRANVISFARGFRLYASLRGNDRGIRAGTYLFHRNASWSYVLDALRAGKGLVHIVTIPEGFSLTQIESALETKLGSTHDSIVAAGRDSALRQSLDLATPTLEGYLFPDTYVFPDGTTPRAAVAAMVRRFEQVWKPEWTARLDTIHLSRNEVMTLASLVEKEARVPEERPVIAAVYLNRLRQGELLQADPTVQYALGKHVARVFYKDLEVESPYNTYKHKGLPPGPIASPGKPSIEAALYPATVPFKYFVAFPDGHHEFRADLASHERAVALARRAWDSVDAVGGRRDTLRPK